A genomic segment from Rhinatrema bivittatum chromosome 19, aRhiBiv1.1, whole genome shotgun sequence encodes:
- the LOC115080639 gene encoding zinc finger protein 34-like isoform X2, whose amino-acid sequence MSDPASVTFNDVAAYFWEAEWDILGEWQKELYKKVIKEIHSVLTSRGYSIVNPDVLIRVRQQDEKCFMQRHDREEKETLNDPPTRHPVVTSVFSLSIKQEKETDFVPQPASEMTKQSHLPGTSECSIRPDILIRIKKEEFWTDHQECEGKGTTLLTGKSGFKPDPSVQTLKLEEPRESDPLKGGEEFLTTIAAGFMHTNEMQRVCDRQQREDWKPRDPSSDSPDLFAEWEEGIRRVTPPLEKAQTAKRPNTCAELEMNSKPWPKLVQPLRLHERERPFKCAERWKSFSTKPHFVEHPRMTEGGEKCTKKSSQNVRHQVPERGDMFRCNECEKRFTRKGHLKEHKRIHTGEKPFTCNECEKKFTRKSSLVVHKRLHTGDKPFKCNECEKVSRKGPISRFIKDFMQERNHLPVRNVIKASPDDRSSTIIKEFTP is encoded by the exons GTCTGATCCG gcatcGGTCACATTTAATGATGTCGCTGCTTATTTCTGGGAGGCAGAGTGGGATAtcctgggagaatggcagaaggagctgtacaagaaAGTCATCAAAGAGATTCACAGTGTTCTGACGTCACGGG GCTATTCAATTGTTAATCCAGATGTTTTAATCCGCGTTCGACAGCAAGACGAGAAATGTTTCATGCAACGGCACGACCGGGAGGAAAAAGAAACCCTTAACGACCCCCCCACAC GCCATCCAGTTGTAACATCCGTATTCTCCCTGAGcattaaacaagagaaagaaACGGATTTCGTGCCTCAGCCTGCATCAGAGATGACCAAACAGAGCCACCTTCCTGGCACAA GCGAATGCAGCATCAGACCTGACATCTTAATCCGCATTAAGAAAGAGGAATTCTGGACAGATCACCAGGAGTGCGAGGGGAAAGGAACCACGCTTCTCACAG GCAAATCGGGTTTCAAGCCGGACCCCTCCGTGCAGACTCTGAAACTGGAGGAGCCACGTGAGAGTGACCCactgaagggaggagaggaattCCTTACCACCATAG CTGCTGGATTCATGCACACTAATGAGATGCAGAGAGTGTGCGATAGGCAGCAGAGGGAGGACTGGAAACCCAGAGACCCCTCCAGCGACAGTCCAGATCTTTTTGCTGAATGGGAAGAAGGCATCCGCAGGGTAACACCGCCTCTGGAGAAAGCCCAGACCGCAAAGAGGCCGAACACCTGCGCTGAACTTGAAATGAATTCCAAGCCCTGGCCAAAGCTTGTACAGCCTCTGAGACTCCATGAACGAGAGAGACCATTTAAATGTGCCGAACGCTGGAAGAGTTTCAGCACAAAACCCCATTTTGTTGAGCACCCACGAATGACTGAAGGTGGGGAGAAGTGCACTAAGAAGTCAAGTCAGAATGTTCGCCACCAAGTTCCTGAAAGGGGGGATATGTTTAGATGTAATGAGTGTGAAAAAAGGTTCACTAGGAAAGGACACCTAAAAGAGCACAAGAGAATTCATACAGGAGAGAAACCCTTCACTTGTAACGAATGTGAGAAAAAGTTTACGAGGAAGTCCAGTCTTGTGGTGCACAAGAGACTGCACACAGGTGACAAACCCTTTAAGTGTAACGAGTGTGAAAAGGTTTCACGCAAAGGTCCCATCTCTCGCTTCATAAAAGACTTCAtgcaggagagaaaccatttacctgtaaggaatgtgataaaagcttctcCAGACGATCGCAGCTCTACCATCATAAAAGAATTCACGCCGTAA
- the LOC115080639 gene encoding zinc finger protein 34-like isoform X1 — MSDPASVTFNDVAAYFWEAEWDILGEWQKELYKKVIKEIHSVLTSRGYSIVNPDVLIRVRQQDEKCFMQRHDREEKETLNDPPTRHPVVTSVFSLSIKQEKETDFVPQPASEMTKQSHLPGTSECSIRPDILIRIKKEEFWTDHQECEGKGTTLLTGTCKSGFKPDPSVQTLKLEEPRESDPLKGGEEFLTTIAAGFMHTNEMQRVCDRQQREDWKPRDPSSDSPDLFAEWEEGIRRVTPPLEKAQTAKRPNTCAELEMNSKPWPKLVQPLRLHERERPFKCAERWKSFSTKPHFVEHPRMTEGGEKCTKKSSQNVRHQVPERGDMFRCNECEKRFTRKGHLKEHKRIHTGEKPFTCNECEKKFTRKSSLVVHKRLHTGDKPFKCNECEKVSRKGPISRFIKDFMQERNHLPVRNVIKASPDDRSSTIIKEFTP; from the exons GTCTGATCCG gcatcGGTCACATTTAATGATGTCGCTGCTTATTTCTGGGAGGCAGAGTGGGATAtcctgggagaatggcagaaggagctgtacaagaaAGTCATCAAAGAGATTCACAGTGTTCTGACGTCACGGG GCTATTCAATTGTTAATCCAGATGTTTTAATCCGCGTTCGACAGCAAGACGAGAAATGTTTCATGCAACGGCACGACCGGGAGGAAAAAGAAACCCTTAACGACCCCCCCACAC GCCATCCAGTTGTAACATCCGTATTCTCCCTGAGcattaaacaagagaaagaaACGGATTTCGTGCCTCAGCCTGCATCAGAGATGACCAAACAGAGCCACCTTCCTGGCACAA GCGAATGCAGCATCAGACCTGACATCTTAATCCGCATTAAGAAAGAGGAATTCTGGACAGATCACCAGGAGTGCGAGGGGAAAGGAACCACGCTTCTCACAGGCACGT GCAAATCGGGTTTCAAGCCGGACCCCTCCGTGCAGACTCTGAAACTGGAGGAGCCACGTGAGAGTGACCCactgaagggaggagaggaattCCTTACCACCATAG CTGCTGGATTCATGCACACTAATGAGATGCAGAGAGTGTGCGATAGGCAGCAGAGGGAGGACTGGAAACCCAGAGACCCCTCCAGCGACAGTCCAGATCTTTTTGCTGAATGGGAAGAAGGCATCCGCAGGGTAACACCGCCTCTGGAGAAAGCCCAGACCGCAAAGAGGCCGAACACCTGCGCTGAACTTGAAATGAATTCCAAGCCCTGGCCAAAGCTTGTACAGCCTCTGAGACTCCATGAACGAGAGAGACCATTTAAATGTGCCGAACGCTGGAAGAGTTTCAGCACAAAACCCCATTTTGTTGAGCACCCACGAATGACTGAAGGTGGGGAGAAGTGCACTAAGAAGTCAAGTCAGAATGTTCGCCACCAAGTTCCTGAAAGGGGGGATATGTTTAGATGTAATGAGTGTGAAAAAAGGTTCACTAGGAAAGGACACCTAAAAGAGCACAAGAGAATTCATACAGGAGAGAAACCCTTCACTTGTAACGAATGTGAGAAAAAGTTTACGAGGAAGTCCAGTCTTGTGGTGCACAAGAGACTGCACACAGGTGACAAACCCTTTAAGTGTAACGAGTGTGAAAAGGTTTCACGCAAAGGTCCCATCTCTCGCTTCATAAAAGACTTCAtgcaggagagaaaccatttacctgtaaggaatgtgataaaagcttctcCAGACGATCGCAGCTCTACCATCATAAAAGAATTCACGCCGTAA